From Brassica oleracea var. oleracea cultivar TO1000 chromosome C3, BOL, whole genome shotgun sequence, a single genomic window includes:
- the LOC106332419 gene encoding receptor-like kinase TMK2, whose amino-acid sequence MDDQWRPGSPHYQSPPPCRAHHGNHTAVDCHNEADRLYTRARIDAIGRQFSGVPPLLPVSPPPPLPPSHHGSTRPPRGLLMRNLYFYVMCFCTFAVVKAGSSPQNNTDIRLDALFAILGDFGYHPVLAETWKGNSPCDNWFGLICVEGQIKYIFLMSLNLTGSISPRFADLTSVHVIDLSHNLLSGTIPFELTKMNLRILDLSHNQLHGKVPRFETLVPVTEGNPEIVTAAGIIRVPLQRGDKETAGVGGFYVGIMVLGFLLIGGAVFLFYLAKKINHPV is encoded by the exons ATGGATGATCAATGGCGTCCAGGATCACCGCATTATCAGTCTCCGCCGCCGTGTCGAGCTCACCACGGAAACCATACTGCTGTAGATTGTCACAACGAAGCTGATAGGCTCTATACGAGAGCTCGAATTGATGCCATCGGACGTCAATTTAGTGGTGTACCGCCTCTTCTTCCGGTGTCACCACCACCGCCTCTGCCTCCATCTCATCACGGTTCTACTCGTCCTCCTCGAG GATTACTAATGAGGAACTTGTACTTTTATGTCATGTGCTTCTGCACATTTGCTGTGGTGAAGGCCGGTTCGAGTCCACAGAACAACACTGACATCAGACTTGATGCTTTGTTTGCGATATTGGGGGATTTCGGCTACCACCCTGTACTCGCTGAGACTTGGAAAGGGAATAGCCCTTGCGACAACTGGTTCGGGCTAATCTGCGTGGAAGGTCAAATCAAGTATATATTTCTCATGTCCCTGAACTTGACTGGCTCCATCTCTCCACGGTTTGCGGATCTCACATCAGTACATGTGATCGATCTATCCCATAACCTTCTCAGTGGTACCATTCCCTTCGAGCTTACCAAGATGAATCTGAGAATCCTGGATCTTTCCCACAACCAGCTACACGGGAAAGTTCCGCGTTTTGAGACACTGGTTCCAGTCACGGAAGGAAATCCAGAGATTGTAACTGCGGCGGGCATCATTCGCGTTCCTTTACAGAGAGGTGACAAGGAAACTGCAGGCGTTGGGGGATTTTACGTTGGGATTATGGTTCTTGGTTTCCTGCTTATTGGAGGAGCAGTCTTCCTTTTCTATCTGGCTAAGAAAATAAACCACCCGGTCTGA